The DNA sequence GAAAACTCATGTGGATATTGAGATATTCTCTTTTCAGGGCTTGGAATACCAACAAGTTTAAGCATTTCTACAGCTTTTTTCATAGCATCCTGCTTTGAAATATTTTTATGCTTAAGAAGATGTTCAGTTAATTGGTCACCAATTGTTAAAACAGGATTCAATGAAGTCATTGGGTCCTGGAATATCATTCCAATTTCATTTCCTCTAATTTTTTGCATATCCTGTTCAGATACTTTTGCAAGGTCTCTTCCGTCAAACATTATTTCTCCATCTATTATCTTTCCGTTGTCTGCAAGAAGTCTCATAACAGACATCATGGTAATACTTTTACCACTACCTGATTCCCCAACTATTCCAAGAGCTTCACCTTTATCAAGATGAAAGGAAACTCCTCTAACTGCTTTTACTTCTCCTACATGTGTGAAGAAAGACGTCTTCAAATTCTTTATATCAAGTAATTTTTCCATAGTATACCTCCTACTTACGCATCTTTGGATCGAGCGCGTCTCTTAATCCGTCACCAAGGAAGTTGAATGCAAGTATTGTTAATGAAATCGCAAGCGCTGGGAAAAGCATCTGGTATGGATAAATATAGAGCGTTTCCATTGCCTCTGATGCTAATACACCCCAAGAAGCCATAGGAGCAGAAACCCCAAGACCTATAAAGCTTAAGAAAGCTTCTGTAAAAATAGCTGATGGAACTGATAATGTTAATGTAACAATAATTGGTCCCATACTATTTGGAATCAAGTGTCTTAATATAATTCTCATATGAGGAGCACCAAGCGTCTTTGCAGCAAGAACAAATTCCTGTTGTTTTAGTGAAAGAACCTGTGCTCTAACTATTCTGGCCATTGAGAGCCAGTATGCTATTGCAAGGGCAAAAATTATACTCTTTAATCCGGCACCTATAACTACCATTATAAGAATTACGTAAAGAAGCATTGGAATTGCATAAAGTGTATCTACAATTCTCATCATAAGGTTGTCTACTTTTCCACCAAAGTAACCTGAAACACCGCCGTAAAGAATACCAATTGTTAAATTAAGAATACTTGCTGCGTAACCAACAATAAGTGAAATTCTTGCTCCATAAAGTATTCTTGTAAATATATCTCTACCAAATGGGTCAGTTCCAAACCAGTGTGCCGAGCTTGGCCCTTGGTTTGCTATGCTGAAGTCCTGTGAAAAGTAATTATATGGCGATATATATGGTCCAATTATAGCAATCAATGTAATGAATACAACAAAAATTAATCCACCCATTGAAAGTTTGTTCTGCTTAAGTCTTCTCCATGCATCCTGCCAATACGTTACGCTTGGTCTGACAATCTCATTTATATTTTTTTCATCAGCAGGAACTTTTTCAAATAATTCCTTTGATATTTCTAGATTTGTGTATTCCATATTTTAGCCTCCTTATCCTTCGAGTTTGATTCTTGGGTCGATAACTGCATATAACAAGTCAACTATAAAGTTGAAAGATATAAGCAAGAAGCTGTCGAATACTGTTAGACCCATGATCATACTATAATCTCTGTTGTATATACCTGTTACGAATTCTCTACCCATTCCAGGAATACCAAATACCTTTTCGATAACGAAGCTACCTGTTAATATACCTGCCATAAGTGGTCCTAAATAAGTAACTATAGGAATAAGTGCGTTTCTTAGGGCATGTTTATAAATAACAACATTTCTTGATAAACCTTTTGCCTTTGCTGTTCTTATATAGTCTTGTCTAATAACATCAAGAAGGCTTGACCTTGTTAATCTTGAAATGAACGATAAAGAATACCCTCCAAGAGCCAATACAGGCATTATATAGTTGGCAGGTCCTTCAAGCCCAATCGATGGTAAAAGCAATAATTTTACTGCAAAAACGTATATAAGCATTGTTGCCAAAACGAAGCTTGGAACAGTAACTCCAAGTGTTGCTATTACCATAACTAAACTATCCTGCCATTTTCCTTGGTTAAGTGCAGCAGTAACACCCAAATAAGTCCCTAATATTAATGAACATAATACAGTTACAAGTCCAAGTTTAGCTGATGTTGGGAATGAATATTCGATAATATCATTAACTGTTCTTCCCTCATACTTTAACGATGGTCCTAAGTCTCCCTTTGAAAGATTCTTAAGATACATAAAATACTGTTCTGATATTGGCTTGTTTAAGCCAAATTTTTGTTCAAGATTTGCTTTAATTTGTGGTGGAAGTGGTTTTTCACCATCAAATGGTCCCCCTGGAATTGCATGCATTAAGAAGAATGTCGCTGTAGCAATTACCCAAAGGGTTACTATGCTGGCTACGAGTCTTTTGATGATGTAATTTAGCATATGATCTCTCCCCTCTTTTGCTTATGGTAAGATTAATTTTAAATCATATTAAATTTTTGCACAAATTTAAAAATTCCGTTCTTTTAAATTTAAAATGCTATAAAGTGTGTTTTTTTTCATTTTTCTTTATTTTTAAAGGATTTAGATTAACATAATACATTTGCAAAAATATTTTAAATTAACTCAAAATCATGAAATAATTATAATGTATTCCAAATTTTAATTCAAGAACTTTTTTTTTGAAATATAATTAAATTCATTTTTTCACTATAGTGCATTATTATACATTTTAAACAAGAAAAATCAATAATCATTAAATATTTATAACATGTTAGTAATTTATCAAACTCACAATATCAATTGTTTGAATTATCTTGCGAATGAATTAATTTATTTATTTAATTTTATAAATTTTTTGAATTATATGTCTATTGAATTATATGATATATAATAAAAAAGCATGCCATAGGCATGCTTTTATCTTTTTCTTATCTCCTCATCTAACAACTTATTAACTAATTGTGGATTTGCTTTACCCTTTGAAGCCTTCATTATCTGTCCCACTAAGAATCCCATAGCCTTTGTCTTGCCGTTTTTAAAGTCCTCTATCGACTGTGGATTCTCGTCTAAAACTTTGTTTACTATATCTCTTATAGCACCCTCATCTGAAATTTGAACAAGTCCCTTTTCTTCAACTATCTTTTCAGGCTGCTTTCCTGTTTCGAACA is a window from the Caloramator mitchellensis genome containing:
- a CDS encoding ABC transporter permease, with the translated sequence MEYTNLEISKELFEKVPADEKNINEIVRPSVTYWQDAWRRLKQNKLSMGGLIFVVFITLIAIIGPYISPYNYFSQDFSIANQGPSSAHWFGTDPFGRDIFTRILYGARISLIVGYAASILNLTIGILYGGVSGYFGGKVDNLMMRIVDTLYAIPMLLYVILIMVVIGAGLKSIIFALAIAYWLSMARIVRAQVLSLKQQEFVLAAKTLGAPHMRIILRHLIPNSMGPIIVTLTLSVPSAIFTEAFLSFIGLGVSAPMASWGVLASEAMETLYIYPYQMLFPALAISLTILAFNFLGDGLRDALDPKMRK
- a CDS encoding ABC transporter permease, producing MLNYIIKRLVASIVTLWVIATATFFLMHAIPGGPFDGEKPLPPQIKANLEQKFGLNKPISEQYFMYLKNLSKGDLGPSLKYEGRTVNDIIEYSFPTSAKLGLVTVLCSLILGTYLGVTAALNQGKWQDSLVMVIATLGVTVPSFVLATMLIYVFAVKLLLLPSIGLEGPANYIMPVLALGGYSLSFISRLTRSSLLDVIRQDYIRTAKAKGLSRNVVIYKHALRNALIPIVTYLGPLMAGILTGSFVIEKVFGIPGMGREFVTGIYNRDYSMIMGLTVFDSFLLISFNFIVDLLYAVIDPRIKLEG